A single Acropora palmata chromosome 5, jaAcrPala1.3, whole genome shotgun sequence DNA region contains:
- the LOC141880856 gene encoding uncharacterized protein LOC141880856 isoform X1 encodes MEIAAITMFLLVTTCFTNGFRHESRSLIQEGNFPYISQMLKEQKKFLTEKFQQGERSGRKSDPASVARSMMSAVDSQEKRMFSGEEFLTASQVAEFFPRLAAYKQCQGVTLNYNYKARQQESNGKIN; translated from the exons ATGGAAATAGCAGCGATCACAATGTTTCTTCTAGTAACCACTTGCTTCACAAACGGGTTTCGCCACGAATCTAGATCACTGATTCAAGAAGGCAATTTCCCATATATCAGCCAAATGCTCAAAG AGCAAAAGAAGTTCCTGACTGAGAAATTTCAACAAGGTGAGCGGTCAGGACGAAAAAGTGATCCAGCATCAGTTGCACGCTCTATGATGTCTGCCGTGGACTCTCAAGAGAAACGGATGTTCAGTGGTGAAGAATTTCTGACTGCATCTCAGGTCGCTGAATTCTTCCCCAGACTTGCGGCATACAAGCAATGTCAAGGTGTCACcctaaattataattataaagcGCGGCAACAAGAGAGCAATGGAAAAATTAACTGA
- the LOC141880856 gene encoding uncharacterized protein LOC141880856 isoform X2, giving the protein MATREDSVTKWKAFFSNAGIKDRAEDYAELFVDKRSQRFHQRDSEDREDRVSAIFMRQQR; this is encoded by the exons ATGGCTACCAGAGAGGATAGCGTGACGAA AtggaaagcttttttttcaaatgctgGAATAAAGGACAGAGCTGAGGATTATGCTGAGCTTTTCGTTGACAAGCG GAGTCAACGATTCCACCAGCGCGACAGCGAAGACAGGGAAGACAGGGTCAGTGCAATATTCATGCGACAGCAAAGATAA